The window TCCTGCCTGTGCTGTTTCCCGAGACGCGTTGAACGACACCCTGCCTGCCGCATCCATCGACACCTTGCTCAGTCCGGCATTTGCTCCTGGGCCTGTCGGCATGGCATCGCTGCGTACGGACGGCACGAAATAGCTGGCCACTGTTTGCAAATCATCCGCATTCAGCGTGCCGGCCGCGTAGCGCAGGCGCAGATAGCTGATCAGATAGTTGTACCGTGCCTGGGCCAGGTCGCGCTGCGCGGTGTACAGCTGCTGCTGTGCGTTCAACACATCGAGGTTGATGCGCACACCGCCCTTGACGCTTTGCTGAGTCGCCTGCACCAGCAGGCGTGCCGAATCCACCGACTTGACCAGTGCATCGATGCGCGACGTGCTGCTCAACGACAGGTTGAATTGCTTGCGCAACTCAACCAGGACCTGACTAGTCTTTGCATCGAGATCGGACTTCGCCTTCAGGTGATTGGAAACTGCCTGGCTAGTTGCCGCAGTGACCGAGCCGCCGGAATACAGCGGAATATTCACTTGTACACCGACTGCGCGCACCGAAGAGTCCTGGTTGCGAGAAGTAACGGTCTCGGAACCACTCTTGTTCAGGGAAGCGATCAGATCGACGCGGGGCGCGTGACCGGCGCGATTTTTCTTGATCTCTTGCTCGGCGATTTCCACCGCATAGCGCTGCGCGGCAATCTCGGCGTTGCGCTCCATCGCCAGCGCCTTCCATTCGTCGAACGACGACGGCTGCATGGGACGGACCTTGAAGTCGTCGCCCAAGGGATCGAGCTGATTGATGTCGGTACCGACTATCGCGGCCAGATTGTTGCGGGCAGTGGTCATGCTGTCGCGCGCTTCCAGCAGCTGGGCTTCCGCCAAGTCGTAGCGGGCCTGCGTTTCCAGCATGTCGGTCCTGGTGCCTTCGCCTTTCTGGAACATGCGGTCATTCACCTGACGTTGCTCTGCGAACGTATCGCGCTGTATCGTCGCCAGCGCCAGCTGGTCTTCCGCATACTTGGCTTCGGCGTAAGCGCTGACCAGGCGCAGCACCAGATCCTGACCGCGTGCGCTGAACAAGGCATCGCTATAGCTGGTCTGGGCAATACCTTGGTTGTAGCGGGCCAGACCATCCAGATTGAAGAGCGGCTGGCGCAGGGTTACACCCTTCGCCGTGCTGCGGTAGTCGAGATCTTCGTTGCTCGGGTTCCCTAGAAAATCGGGCCGAGTCAGATCACCCTTGTTCTTGTATGTCGAATAGCTCGCACTCAGGCTAGGCAACAGGTTGGAACGTCCCAATACCTTGTTCTGCTGACCGGCCTCATTCTCATGGACTGCCGAGCGGTAAGTCGGGTCATTCTGCAAGGCCGATTCATAGGCTTGTATCAGACCGATCGCCGAGGCCTGGCCGGTCTGCGCGAGCAGCGCAGCGGCCAGAGCGGAAGCAATCACGCGCTTCTTCATCATCACTCGCAATTACTCCTCAGACAGCGATGTCTTGGCGCGATCGAAGATCGGCTTGAGCAGGTAGCTCATCATCGTGCGTTCGCCAGTCTTCACGAACGCTTCCACCGGCATACCGGCGCGCACCTGATGCTGCTTCAGCAGCTGCTTGCCTTCTGGAGTAACCATCGCCTTCATCTTGTAGTAAGGCTGCCCGGTCTTCTCGTCGACCAGACGATCTGCGGAAACCTGCGTGACCTTGCCGGGAATATTCGGCGTCTCGTTCTGGTTGAATGCCGGGAATACCAGATCGACCGCGAGTTCGGGATGGACCTTGTCGATCAAGTGGACCGGCACCTGGCCTTCAATGATCAGCGGATCATCCGTCGGGACCAGATCCATCATGCGGAACCCGCCTGGAATGACACCGCCCTGCGTGAATACGTTCATGCCGACGACCGTGCCGTCAACCGGAGCCTTGACCAGTACATTGGCAAGATCGAAGTCCTGGCTCTTCAGGCGGTTCTCCAGCGCTTCGGCTTCTTTTTGAACTTCGGTCAACTGGGTACGCACTTCCTTTTGATAGTCCTGCTGGCGTTGCAGACGGCGCAGCGTCAGTTCGGCGATCTGGCGCTGCGAACGGCCGATATTGCCGATGTTTTCGGAAATGCCGGCATTGATTTGCGCAAAGGTACGTTCGACTTCAAGCAGGCGGTTGCGCGCGATATAGCCTTCCTTGGCGAGGTCGCGCATGCCGTCCAGTTGCTCTTTCAGAAGCTTCTGCTGCTGCTTCTGGCTGTCCAATGCTTCCTGCAAACCGCTGACCTGCGCCTTGAGGCCGGCAATGCTTTCATCGACGCCTGCAAGTTCGCTTTGCAGCGAAGCCTGGCGCGACACGAACAGTTGCTGCTGCAGACTGATGTTATTGGCCACACGCGGATCGCTTTTCGCGTTTTCCAGTTCGGGCGGGAAAGCGATGGTCTTTTTACCATCGCGTTCGGCAACCAGTCGCGCTTCCGCCGCACGTGCAGTGAAATACTGTACACGCGTCATTTCGGCTGCCGACTTGGCCTGCACGTCATTCATCTTCACCAACGGCTGGCCGGCTTTGACAATGTCGCCTTCCTTGACCAGGATCTCTTCTATCGTGCCGCCGGTCTGGTGCTGGATTGCCTTGCGATTGCTGGACACGGTAACTGTGCCGCTGACCGGAACACCTTTGTCGAGCGGAGCAAACATGGCCCACAACAGGAAGCCGCCGACGCCGAGCAGGACAATCAGCCAGCCCAGCCGTGCATGACGCGTGGGATCGGTATCGACGTCGATCGGGGCGACGTCATGGGCGACGACTTCCGTCGCCTCTTTACTTTTCAACAGTTTCATTTGTGCTTATTCCTGTTCCGTCACGACAGCTGCGGCTGGTTTTCCGGCCTGCGCCTGTTGTTGAGCTTGCTGAGCCTGTTGTTGTGCCTGCAAGGCTTGCTGCTGGGCGAGCTGCGCCTGCTGTGCTTGCTGATTCAGCGCAGCCAGCACATCATTGGTCGGACCGAACATTTGCGCGACGCCTTCACGTACCAGCAACAGCTTGTTGGTGACGCCAATGACGCTGGTGCGATGCGTAATCAGGACGATGCTCTTGCCACGGCGACGCAGGTCGAGAATCGCAGCCACCAATGCCTGTTCACCGACGTCGTCCAGATTGGAATTCGGCTCGTCGAGCACGATCAGCGACGGATCGCCATACATGGCACGTGCCAGGCCGATACGCTGCTTCTGCCCGCCGGACAATCCGGCGCCGCCTTCACCCAGCGGTGTGTCGTATCCTTTCGGGAAGTGCAGGATCATGTCATGCACGCCGGCGCGCTTGGCCGCTTCGATCACCTTTTCCGAATCCACTTCACCGAAGCGGGCGATATTCTCGCTGACCGTACCGCCGAACAGCTCGATATCCTGCGGCAGGTAGCCAATATGCGGGCCTAGTTCATCCTTGTTCCATTGGTAGATGTCTGCCCCATCCAGACGCACCTTGCCCGCAGCCGCCGGCCATACGCCTACCAGCAGACGCGCCAGCGTCGACTTGCCGGAACCGCTGGGTCCGATCACGCCAAGCGCGTCGCCCGGCTGGATACCGAAGGTCAAACCTTTGATGACGGCTACCTGTGCGCCGGGCGGCGCGGCCATCACGCCTTCGACGCTCAATGCGCCTTGCGGCTTGGGCAGGGACATGCCGGCCTGGCGCGCAGGATTGTCGGCCAGCAGTTTGGACAGGCGCTCATAGGCGCTGCGCGTGCTGCTCCAGGATTTCCATACCCCGATCACCTGCTGGACGGGACCAAGCGCCTTACCCATCAGG is drawn from Noviherbaspirillum saxi and contains these coding sequences:
- a CDS encoding HlyD family type I secretion periplasmic adaptor subunit, giving the protein MKLLKSKEATEVVAHDVAPIDVDTDPTRHARLGWLIVLLGVGGFLLWAMFAPLDKGVPVSGTVTVSSNRKAIQHQTGGTIEEILVKEGDIVKAGQPLVKMNDVQAKSAAEMTRVQYFTARAAEARLVAERDGKKTIAFPPELENAKSDPRVANNISLQQQLFVSRQASLQSELAGVDESIAGLKAQVSGLQEALDSQKQQQKLLKEQLDGMRDLAKEGYIARNRLLEVERTFAQINAGISENIGNIGRSQRQIAELTLRRLQRQQDYQKEVRTQLTEVQKEAEALENRLKSQDFDLANVLVKAPVDGTVVGMNVFTQGGVIPGGFRMMDLVPTDDPLIIEGQVPVHLIDKVHPELAVDLVFPAFNQNETPNIPGKVTQVSADRLVDEKTGQPYYKMKAMVTPEGKQLLKQHQVRAGMPVEAFVKTGERTMMSYLLKPIFDRAKTSLSEE
- a CDS encoding type I secretion system permease/ATPase — encoded protein: MKSKFQIPQNEIGQALAGFKSAFRTVGIFSAIINLIMLVPSIYMLQVYDRVLPSRNEITLLMLTLIMLGAYLLMSALEYVRSFVLVRVGARLDMQLNKRVYTAAFEQNLKRGGGNAGQALSDLTNLRQFLTGNALFAFFDAPWFPIYLIVIFLFEPSLGIFALVGTAILVALAFINEKVSKKPLNEANTLAIASNTLATNNLRNAEVIESMGMLPNLMQRWFKLHGRFLQLQAEASEKAGIVTAVTKFFQTSLQSLVLGYGALLAVEGKITPGMMIAASILMGKALGPVQQVIGVWKSWSSTRSAYERLSKLLADNPARQAGMSLPKPQGALSVEGVMAAPPGAQVAVIKGLTFGIQPGDALGVIGPSGSGKSTLARLLVGVWPAAAGKVRLDGADIYQWNKDELGPHIGYLPQDIELFGGTVSENIARFGEVDSEKVIEAAKRAGVHDMILHFPKGYDTPLGEGGAGLSGGQKQRIGLARAMYGDPSLIVLDEPNSNLDDVGEQALVAAILDLRRRGKSIVLITHRTSVIGVTNKLLLVREGVAQMFGPTNDVLAALNQQAQQAQLAQQQALQAQQQAQQAQQQAQAGKPAAAVVTEQE
- a CDS encoding TolC family outer membrane protein, translated to MMKKRVIASALAAALLAQTGQASAIGLIQAYESALQNDPTYRSAVHENEAGQQNKVLGRSNLLPSLSASYSTYKNKGDLTRPDFLGNPSNEDLDYRSTAKGVTLRQPLFNLDGLARYNQGIAQTSYSDALFSARGQDLVLRLVSAYAEAKYAEDQLALATIQRDTFAEQRQVNDRMFQKGEGTRTDMLETQARYDLAEAQLLEARDSMTTARNNLAAIVGTDINQLDPLGDDFKVRPMQPSSFDEWKALAMERNAEIAAQRYAVEIAEQEIKKNRAGHAPRVDLIASLNKSGSETVTSRNQDSSVRAVGVQVNIPLYSGGSVTAATSQAVSNHLKAKSDLDAKTSQVLVELRKQFNLSLSSTSRIDALVKSVDSARLLVQATQQSVKGGVRINLDVLNAQQQLYTAQRDLAQARYNYLISYLRLRYAAGTLNADDLQTVASYFVPSVRSDAMPTGPGANAGLSKVSMDAAGRVSFNASRETAQAGLSARR